In a genomic window of Candidatus Cloacimonas sp.:
- a CDS encoding transposase, with protein MHAYIYGLFINLKGLPLAIGGIEDHIHILCLAPKELCLVKFMEKLEANSSKRFREKTKLDFH; from the coding sequence ATGCATGCCTATATCTATGGTTTATTTATAAATTTAAAGGGCTTACCTCTTGCCATTGGTGGAATTGAAGACCATATCCATATTCTTTGCCTGGCTCCTAAAGAACTATGTCTGGTTAAATTTATGGAAAAGTTAGAAGCAAATTCCAGTAAAAGGTTCCGGGAAAAAACAAAATTGGATTTTCATTAG
- a CDS encoding M23 family metallopeptidase codes for MDNEFIGKGKMKISYQVGMDGVKHSFTLPRYALILLIVFLAFLLISTILMFTIANSNAQRNASLKRLETENKELRAKLDFYAATVDSIYKRLDNLQIKVNEGAENYPVLNFKQGEKKVYVFEPALRNRMEDLETKMAAILVLISEPENAVPVLPAGENVADYIPSIYPAFGRISDGWGLRVHPIRNEIEFHYGLDIANEPGTPVYATAAGTVTTTDYETSYGKRIIIKHGNGYETLYGHLYSYLVRSGDQVIKGQIIGLMGSSGISTGPHLHYEVHNNDVKMNPVAYLNRIDEPLYALR; via the coding sequence ATGGATAACGAGTTTATCGGCAAAGGAAAAATGAAAATCAGCTATCAAGTTGGAATGGATGGAGTTAAACATAGCTTCACACTGCCGCGTTATGCCTTGATTTTGTTAATTGTTTTCCTGGCATTCTTGCTTATTTCCACTATCCTTATGTTTACTATCGCAAACAGTAACGCTCAGCGCAATGCCTCGCTGAAGCGTTTGGAAACGGAAAATAAGGAGTTACGCGCCAAGCTTGATTTTTATGCCGCTACCGTGGATTCCATTTATAAAAGATTAGATAATTTGCAAATAAAGGTGAATGAGGGAGCGGAAAATTACCCTGTTTTGAATTTTAAGCAGGGAGAAAAGAAGGTATATGTTTTTGAACCTGCTTTACGCAATCGGATGGAAGACCTGGAAACAAAAATGGCTGCAATTCTGGTGTTAATTTCAGAACCCGAAAATGCTGTTCCGGTTTTACCTGCAGGGGAAAATGTCGCCGATTATATCCCTTCCATTTATCCTGCTTTCGGCAGGATTTCTGACGGCTGGGGCTTACGAGTTCATCCTATTCGCAATGAAATTGAGTTCCACTATGGTTTGGATATCGCTAATGAACCGGGAACTCCTGTTTATGCTACTGCCGCCGGAACAGTTACAACTACGGATTATGAAACCAGTTATGGTAAAAGAATAATAATCAAGCACGGAAATGGTTATGAGACACTTTATGGCCATCTATACAGCTATCTGGTGCGTTCCGGCGATCAAGTTATCAAGGGTCAAATTATTGGTTTAATGGGTAGTTCGGGAATTTCTACAGGACCGCACTTGCACTATGAAGTGCATAACAACGATGTAAAAATGAATCCTGTTGCCTATTTAAATCGCATAGATGAGCCCCTCTATGCTTTGCGCTGA